The Aedes aegypti strain LVP_AGWG chromosome 3, AaegL5.0 Primary Assembly, whole genome shotgun sequence genome contains a region encoding:
- the LOC110677854 gene encoding uncharacterized protein LOC110677854 — MKIAPVVLFFVLMGVCVAEPFLLFEDMFRQQRALMRIFARAQAHTAQAMLGGGSHHSDHHDSEHHGHHGKLHHGRHHSKKHHKKSRKAHKFMRLHHVLARLHRRGQTRRMQRLRDLGKWFG, encoded by the exons ATGAAG ATAGCACCCGTCGTGCTGTTTTTCGTCCTGATGGGAGTTTGCGTTGCGGAACCGTTCCTTCTGTTTGAAGATATGTTTCGCCAGCAACGAGCCCTGATGAGGATTTTCGCCAGAGCTCAGGCACACACTGCACAGGCCATGCTGGGTGGAGGTTCGCACCATTCGGACCATCATGACTCGGAGCATCACGGACATCACGGAAAACTGCACCACGGAAGACATCACTCCAAGAAGCATCACAAAAAGTCCCGGAAGGCACACAAGTTTATGCGGCTACATCATGTCCTGGCGCGACTGCATCGACGAGGACAAACCCGACGGATGCAGCGACTGAGAGATTTGGGCAAGTGGTTTGGATAA